The DNA sequence AACACACCGACTGGAAGAACTCAATCCGCGTGAGAAATTAGTTAGTGCCACCATCGATTCAGTCAGCCAGATTAAAGCCGTTAAGTTCGTTGATAATCTTACCAGAATGTCGATGACCGGATATTATGATTTAGGAAGATTCGAATTTGGCCCTTATGCCAGCACCATAAACACCAACAAAGTTGAAGGTTTGCACCTGTTTGCCGGTGCCCGTACAAGCAGTGAAATTAGTACACATTATATGATTTGGGGCGGACTTGGCTATGGTTTCCGGAATAAAAAATTCAACGGAATTGCAGGCTATGGCTATAAATTCCCGACCATAAACCGCCAGATAATTAAATTTTCATACGATGATAAGATTGTACGTTCAGGCGAAAATGAGAAGATCTTGTTCCTATACGAAAATGCCCTGTCGCCAACCGAAAACAACCTGATTTCGCAAGTTTTCAAGCGCGACGAACTCGACGAACTTTTCCGCGAACAAAAACTTTCTACATCTTACGAATACGAATGGCATCCGGGACTTTCGAATAAAATTAGCGCCAACTACATCCGTCATTTTTCTCCTGAATTTTATCCTTTCATGCGTGCCGGAATGCCTGTCGATTACGTTTCTGCTGTAGATTTCAGTGTTGACACACGCTTTTCGTGGCAGGAAAAAGTAATCGATGATAAATTCCTGAGAGTTTATATGAATACCGACTATCCGATTATTCATATAGCAATAGGCGGCGGTAAGGTTTTTTACTCCGGAAAAGAAAATTACTATGGTAAGGTTTTTACCACCATAGAGCAATATTGGAAAATTGGACAAACTGGCTTTAATTACGCCATTGAGGGCGGAATGTATTTTGGGAAATTGCCTTACACCATGCTCGACATTCCACGCGGGAACGAAACTCAAGGCTTATTTTCATACGATTTCAATTTGTTGAACTATATGGAATATGTGCACGACAAGTACCTGCATGCTTACCTCGAATATCACCTCAACGGATTTGTTTTTAACCGGGTGCCATTATTGAGACGAATTGGTTTGCGCGAAGTCTTATCAGCCAAAACAATGATCGGTTCGTTGAGCGATAAAAATCAACAAATTGTAGAATTCCCGAGCAGCATTTCCAAAATGAGCAATCCGTATCTCGAATTGGGAGCCGGAGTCGAAAATATCTTCCGCTTATTTCGGGTCGAAGCGATTTGGCGGGTGAACAACAAATCGTTGCTGGGAGCACCCACCTTCGGACTCCGTGCCAAATTCGAAATCAAATTGTAAAAAAACACAAGGTTAAATACGGCTGAATTTCACGAGATAATTACTTTTGCTTTGTACACGGTTTGCTGTAATGCAAACCCAAAATCCATTCACCATGCGCAATTTGGCCTTAGCAATCGCCTTAATTTTTACGTCATTCCTGAGTTTTGCACAAACGTTAACTGTTGCTGAAAGCTCTGGCTTTGAATCCACCTCAAAAGAGAAAGACATCAACGATTTTATCAAGTCGATCACAAAACATTCGTCGATTGTCCGGGTTGAAACAATTGCTGTTTCTACTGAAGGAAGGCCAATTCCGCTGATGGTTATTGCCGATCCGATGCCAAAATCCACTCAGAATCTGGCTAACGACAAACGAATGGTTCTTTACATTCAGGCCAATATACATGCTGGTGAAGTGGAAGGAAAGGAAGCCTCATTGATGTTTGCACGCGATTTGCTTTCAGGAACGAAAAAGGAAGTACTGAAAAATTTGATTATTTTGATTTGCCCGAATTTTAACCCCGATGGAAACGAAGCCATCAGCGTGAATAACCGTACCCATCAGAACGGCCCTAAAAACGGAGTTGGAGTTCGCTACAATGGTCAGATGCTTGACATAAACCGCGATGGCATCAAGTTGGAGACACCCGAAATGAATGGGTTGCTCAAAAATGTATTCCTGAAATGGGATCCGCAGGTTACTGTTGATTGCCATACCACCAACGGATCGTACCACGAAGAACCGGTAACCTTTTCGTGGATGATGAATGTGGCTGGCGACCGCTCGTTGACCAAATACATGGAAAAACAGATGATGCCTGATGTGGCTGCGATTCTGCGCGACCAGTACAAAGTTGAAAACTGTTTTTACGGCGAATTTCTTGACATGAAAAATCCGGAGAAAGGCTGGGAAGAATATGCTTCGGAACCCCGCTACATGACCAATTACATTGGCGTTCGTAACCGATTGGCTATCCTTAACGAGAATTATGTGTATGCCGACTACAAATCGCGGGTACTTGGCTGCTATGCTTTGTTGCAGTCAATTACCGATTATTGCGCTTCGCACACCAACGAAATCAAGCAACTCATCAACGAATCGGACAAAAAGACCGTTGCCCGTGGCTTAAATCCATCACCAGTCGATTCGTTCCCAATTGAATACATAGGAAAACCTATTCAGGAGAAAGTAACGATAAAAACTTATGAAGTAGATGAAGTTACCAATGCCAATGGCGAGAAAAGTTATAAAAAAACAGATCGAAAAAAGACAGTAACTGTTCCCTATATTGCAACTTACGAAGCAACCAAAAGCGTAAAATTTCCGTTTGCTTATCTGGTTACAATTTCTGATCCTTTAGTGATTAATCTGATGCAAAGGCATGGCATACAAGTCAATAAACTGAATAAATCGCAGAATTTAGATGTGCTTTCATTCAAAATTACTGATCTTCAAGCTGATAAACACCTGAATCAGGGACATTTTACTCAAACTATAACTGGGAATTGGGAACCTCAGCACAAGGAATTCAAGGCGGGTACATTTGTAATTCGAACAGCTCAGCCGCTCGCCAACCTTGCGGCCTACATGCTCGAACCACAAACTAACGATGGACTGCTAACCTGGAATTTTATGGATCGTTACCTGTTACCTCAATGGGGAAAGGGGTTCAACGCTTATCCGGTTTATAAAATTATTGATGCAACAGAAATTAATGATACTGTTATACCTTTACAGTAAAATTATTCTGCACCACTGATCATTCTGAAAATGGAACTCATTGTACTTGGATTTCTAATTGTACTGAACGGATTTTTTGCTTTATCTGAAACAGCATTGATTTCGAGCAAAAAAGCACGATTGGAGCAATATAAAATTAAAGGTGGTTCTGGGGCTAAAATAGCATTGAAGTTACTTGAAAATTCTGAAGTTTTTCTCTCTGCGATTCAGGTTGGCATCACTTTAATTGGCATTATTACTGGTGTTTATGGCGGGATGAGCATTGCTGACGACGTCGCTCCGTTCTTCCTTCAATACGATTTTACACGGGAATATGCACACGAAATAGCACTTTCTCTTACCGTTATAGGAATCACATACATCTCCATTGTAATTGGCGAACTGGTACCCAAAACCATAGCAATGAACAGGCCTGAAAAAATTGCAATCAGAGTTGCAGTACCTGTATATTACTTCAGCAAAATATTTTATCCTTTTGTCAGGCTTCTGGCAATCTCAACCAATCTGATAAACCAACTGATTGGTATTAAACCTTCAGAAGGACAGGTTACTGAAGAAGAACTACGGCATATGATGAGATTTGCTTCAAACGAAGGCGTGATTGAGAAAGAGCAAAACCGCATGCACGAAAAAGTATTCTACTTTTCAGATAAAAAGGCCAGACACATCATGACTCACCGCAAAGATGTGGAATGGATAGACAGTGAGCAATCGGGAGAAAGTTTTCATGCTAAAATACTGGGTCTTAAACACAGTAAAATTATTGTTTGCCGAAACACTATTGATGAATTCACTGGCATTCTGAATGTTAAAGAATATCTGATTAATTTTTATTCACCCTCACCGCGTAAATTAGAAGCTTTATTACACAATCCACTTGTCATTCCTGAAAATGCAGATGCACAAAAAGTGTTAGAGATTTTTAGGCAGAAACAAAATTATACTGCGGTTATTGTTGACGAATACGGAAGTTTTGAAGGAATTATTACACTGCACGACATCATTGAAAATATCATTGGAAATGTACCCGAAGAGGGCGAAACACCGGAACCAGAAGTATTTGTTCGTTCCGACAAATCGATTTTAGTGAGCGGAGACGCTCCCATTGAAACGCTGGTCGACCTGATTGAAGATTTCGACCTCGACTTTGAAAAAATTGATTACTCCACTGTTGCCGGGTATGTGTTCAACCAGATCAATAAAATTCCGGAGTTGGGCGACAAGGTTATTTTATCAGACTGCACCATCGAAGTGGTGGACATTGACAACAATAAGATTGACAAAGTATTAATTACGAAAAGAAAATAATTAACAAATGGGAAAATGTCATTAGACATTAGGAAAAAGTTTAAAAGTGACTTTTCCAATGACCGATGACCTTTTCCCATTGTCAATCAGCAAGATAGCGTTACTCGTCCAAATACATTTGGACAACCAAGTGTCTTACAACGAAAGAGCCTCACTGAAACGAATCAGCGAGGCTCTTTCTATTTCATTCAGGATAACTCCTGAAGTGTCTATTTTACTTCTGAAGATTCAAAGACTTCTGTTCTTCGACCTGAGCATCAATTACGGCAACGGTAACCATATTCAGAATATCGCGAACCGAACTTTCAACATTCAGGATGTGGATTGGCTTGTTCAAACCCATCTGGATTGGTCCAATGGTATCGCACATACCGATTTCGAGCATCAGTTTATAGGCAATACTTGATGAACTAAGGTTCGGGAAAATTAGAGTATTCACATTCATTCCATCAACTTTCGAGAATGGGAATTTATCGTGGCGCAGCTCTTTATCAAGAGCAAAATTCACCTGCATTTCTCCGTCAATCAGCATTTCAGGATTATTCTTATGCAAATAATCAACCGCTTCGTGAATCATTGCCGGGCTTCCAACATTCCGTTCGCCAAAGTTTGAATACGAAAGCATTGCCATTACCGGTTCGGTATTGAACAGAAGAACAGCATCGTGAGTTAGTTTAGCAATATCAATCAGGGTTTCTTTTGAAGGATGGTTGTTTACCATAGTATCGGCAAAGAAGAATGTTCCCAGTTTTGAAGTTACAATATTCAACCCGGCAATGTGCTTCAACCCTTCACGCATACCAACAATTTCGATGGCCGGAACAATGGCATCTTGGTATTTGGTATAAACTCCGGTAATGAAAGCATCGGCATCGCCAGATTCAACCATCATCATACCAAAATAGTTGCGGTCGAACATTTTTTCGTATGCCTCATCAAAAGTCATTCCCTCGCGCTGACGTTTTGCCGTCAACATTTTAGCATATTTCTTGCGTCTGGAATTCTCCCTGTCGTGACGGAGGTTTACAATTTCAACACCTTCCAGTTCGATCTGATTTTTAGTAATCAGTTTCTCAATACGCTCCTCGTTACCAAGAAGAATTGGGATACAGATACCTTCGGCTCTGGCAACCGAAGCTGCTTTCAACATATTGATGTGGTTCGCTTCAGCAAAGACAACTCTTTTTGGATTTTCTTTTGCTTTTTCAGTTAATCCACGGAGAAGTTTATTGTCGAGACCCATGCGTTGACGTAATTCCTCAGCATATTTGTCCCAATCGGTAATTGGTTTACGGGCAATGCCACTTTCCATTGCTGCTTTTGCCACAGCTGGTGCCACTGTAATTAACAGACGTGGATCAAGTGGTTTCGGAATAATGTACTGGCGTCCAAAACTTAAGTGAGTTGTATTATAGGCTGAAGTCACTACTTCAGGAACTGGTTTTTTAGCTAGTTCAGCAATAGCAAGCACAGCTGCAACCTTCATTGCTTCATTAATTCCAGTTGAGCGTACATCTAACGCACCACGGAAAATATAGGGGAATCCAAGCACGTTATTGACCTGATTGGGATAATCGCTGCGGCCAGTAGCAAAAATAATATCAGGACGCGAAGCCATTGCATCGGCGTATGAGATTTCCGGATTTGGATTGGCGCAGGCAAATACTATTGGATTTTCGTTCATGCTTCGAACCATTTCTATGGTAAGACAACCTTCAACTGAAAGTCCAAGGAAAACATCGGAACCAGCAACTGCTTCGGCAAGCGTATTGCAAGGAAGTGAGGTTGCAAATGGGAGTTTGCGGCTGTTCAGGTCGGTACGACGAGTTGAAATAACACCTTTACTATCGACCATTATTATATTTTCGAGTTTGGCTCCGAGGGCCATATAGAGCGTGGTACACGATGAAGCTGCAGCTCCGGCACCATTGACCACAATTTTAATATCTTCTATTTTCTTGCCAATCAGTTCGAGTGCATTGATCAACGCCGATGCCGAAATAATAGCAGTTCCATGTTGGTCATCATGCATGAGCGGAATGTCTAAAGCTTCTTTCAGCTTTTCTTCGATTTCAAAACATTCAGGAGCTTTAATGTCCTCAAGGTTAATACCACCAAAAGTTGGCGAGATGGCTTTTACCACTTCGATAAATTTAGCCGGATCTTTTTCATTCACTTCAATATCGAAAACGTCGATATCGGCAAATATCTTAAACAGCAAACCCTTTCCTTCCATTACTGGTTTCCCGGCCAAAGCGCCAATGTCGCCCAAACCCAGAACTGCAGTTCCGTTCGAAATTACAGCAACCAAATTTCCTTTGGCTGTGTAATCGTATGCGCACTGAAGATCTTTTTGAATCTCCAGACAAGGTATAGCCACGCCAGGCGAATAAGCAAGCGCTAAGTCGCGTTGGGTACTGTAAGGTTTGGTAGGAACAACCTGAATTTTACCAGGTCTCCCTTCCTTGTGATAATTTAAAGCTTCTTGATTTTTAGAGTTATCCATCCCGTTAAAATTTGTTAGTTAATACTTTTTTGCTCAATCTGTCCTACTACTACCCATCCTTAGTATCCTGCGGGATTATAAAAGAACATTAGACTAATCTCTCCAAAAGTATTGTGAAAATCCGTCACTTTATCATTTAGGAGATGTAAAAGTCAGAAAAAATTAACATTCATCATGTTCTATTATTAAAAAAAAGCTTATTACAAAAAACCATCCTGAATATTAGCTTATTGCATAAAATAAAAAATTCCACCCAATCTAATCAGATCAAGTGGAATTTGTAAATCATTGACGAATCAATTTTTCAAGGTTCCTTTTTAATAACCCCAACCTTTTATGATTTCCAAATCTTCCTTCACGCAGGCGATTGGAGCTTTACCCTGATAGGCTTCCTGTTCTATGATATAAACCTGAGTTCCGCCAGTCTTTCTGCAAATATCCAAGACTTCCTTCACAGGGATAATGCCCTTACCCAAAATAGCACTTTCCCATTTCTCAGCATTAGTCGATGCAATTTCATCCTTCACATGGATTAATTCAAATTTCCCGGGATATTTACTGATTACATCAAGTGCTTTTGCTCCACCAATATACATGTTTCCAATATCGAGTTGCATGACCACTTTATTTACATCCAGCGTTTTCATCATGATATCGAAAAGTTTCATGCCATTTAATTCTTCGGTGAATTCAGCCCAATGGTTGTGGTATCCGAATTTCATACCCGATTTTTTACACAGATCACCACATTGGGCGAAAACATCGAGATAAACCATCAGATCGTCGTAGGTTTTACGCATGCTTTCATCCATCCACGGACTAATTACATACTTTTGCCCCATGTAGGCTGCATCTTCAACGGTGTATTTCCAGGCATCGGTAAAATCTTTTTTCGCTGCATCCCAATGGTTTTTGCCCATCACAGTGTGACCACTAGGCATTTTTAGTCCAAGATCGTCCAGCACTTTTTTGAATTCTTTCGCAGAAAATCCATAGAATTTACGGTCGATGTAATTGGCGTGTTCAACATGCGTGTATCCCATTTTGGCCAACTGAGTTAGTGTTCCCATCGGATCTTTTTTCATATCGTCGCGAACAGAATAGAGCTGCAAACCAACAATTTCATCGGATTTGAATGAAGCAAATGCAGCTTTCGACAACAAAGCAGTCCCGGCAAGCAAAACTGCGCTTTTTTGAATAAATGAACGGCGTGATGTTTTCATTGTTTGTGTTTTTAAATGTTTGTATGCGTATTTAACTTTCTAATATTGATGAAATCCTTGTGACACAAATTCCAGAACAGTTGGCAAAGCTTCGCGCCAATACGTCCAGTTGTGAGCTCCATCGCGAATTCGAAATTCATGTGGAATTTCTTTCTTCCGCATGGCAATGTGAATCAAACTATTTCCCTCATACAAAAAATCATCGTCGCCACAATCGATGTACCAACGAACCGATTTTTTCTGATCATCTGGCATATTTTTAATGAGTTCAAGTGCGCTGTGCCTGGTAAAGTATTTAGCCTGTTCATCTTTTGATATACCCGGATACTGTTTTTCCCAACGGGTAGCCGCTTCTTCCAGCGAAATTGGGCCGGCATAAGCACTTAACGTACAAGCTGCTGAAAACAATTCAGGATGGTGCAAAGCATACATAAATGTACCGCCACCTCCCATTGAAAGGCCAGCAATAGCACGATACCTTTTATGGGTACGAATTCGGTATGTCTTTTCAACATACGGCATCAATTCCTGAAAGAAAAAATCCTCGTAGTTCCAGTCACCTTTCGGACTATTAAAATAACCGCGCTGACCAGTATCACCATCAGGCATAACGATAATCATCGCAGTGCATTTCCCTTCCTGAATAGCTTTATCGGCAATTGACTTGACTTCGCCAAATTGAACCCAACCGGTCTGATCGTCACCAGCGCCGTGCAACAAGTACAAAACAGGATAACTGCGATCTGAAGTTTCGTAATCAGCCGGAAGATAGATCGCATATTTCCGGTCCATTTTCAGAATTTTACTGGTCATCAATAAATTGTCAGACACTTTACCACCTGATTGCGAAAAAGCCGACACGAACAAAAACATTGCAACAAATACACCAATAAGTCTTTTCATACGGTTTAGTTTTTAGGTCTTATGTATATCACATATTCTATTTCCTATTGTAATTCTTTAATCCGGATATTGCGATACTCCACCTGTCCCCGATCAGCTTCGAGTCCGAGTGAGCCAGTGGCCGGAAGTTTTAGCGCGTCTTCAAGTAGCTCGCCGTTGCAGGTACAAAGGGCAACATTACCCTTTACAACAATTTCAATCCGATTCCATTCCTGCGCTTTGTAATTCTTGAGATCCTTGTACGGTCCTGCAACAAGGTAATCCCGACATTGCAACTGTATTCCGCGAATGAAAATTCCGCTATCGGCATTCTTTGATGCCCGAAACTCAATTGTAAGGATAAAATCATTGGGGTACTCCTCTTCCGTCCACAGAGTGATGTAGGATGGGTCATTTAATTCCACGTAGTTATTGGGATTAACAGTAAGCGAACCATCTATCACTTTAAAGCGACCATCATTTGATTGATTCCTACCCTTGAATGAATCAAAGACAAATTCCCCTTGTTCCTTGTTCCGATAACCCCAACCGGTTAGGTCTTTCCCATTAAACAGGCTATCAAAATCAGTGGGTTGATCCAGCAAATTTTCTTTTGTCAGCGGTTTTGGCTCTGTTGGTTTTGCTCCTGAAACCGGGTTAGCTGTTGCGGTTGATATTCCTACAAATGTGATCAGGAAAAAAAGGAACATCGTTCGCCATATTGGTTTGATTACATTATCGAGAAAAATTATTGAACTAGATTTTCCAAACATCATTTTAGGCTTAATTATTTACAATATCAAATCTTTAAGATCACTTAGTTTCGTGAATCAGCATTCAATTTATTCTATGGTCGCTTCCAATTGGCTATTTATCAAGATATTTTATGTCAACTCTTCTGAATTCAAGAGGTTGACCTTCAGACTGCAATGCGATGAAGCCATCTTCCAAAAGAGTACCTTCAGGTAACGGATATTTTTTGGGTAATAAATATCCTCCAATCTGTGGTTTCGAGCATACGAGTACCGTGTCGCCATTTACTATGTTGGTTATGGTTTTGCCTCCTTGTACTACAATGTCAAGGTTAACCCATTCTCCATCAGGGAAATATTTCGAATTGGAACTAATGCAATGTTCATTTGTTGGCTGGTCCTTAAAATAAACGGTTGTTCCTGGTGTACAAAAGTTCGCGGTAGTCTGTTTAACCGAATCCGTACTTCCAAGTAATTGTACTTCAATTGAAACCGGCCAGTTCTGGTCAATATCCATGCTTTCGGGCGACTGGGAATGAACCATAACTCCACTGTTTCGGTAACAATACGAGGGAGCATCAGGCAACATTTCTCCAACAAACCGATATTCGACATGAAGAATGTATGACGACAACTTCTCTTTGTAAAACAAATGTCCAAAGCGGCCATTAAATTTGTCGAATTTACTGTAATCGATTTTAAGAATTCCGTTTTCGACCCTAAATCCGTTAAGTGGATTTTCTCCTGATTGGTATCCGGTTACTTTTAGAGTCCAACCATCCAGGTTTTTTCCATTGAATAGAGGTATCCATTCACCATTCTGAGAAATCGCAGATTGTTTATGATCGGCTATAGGTGATTGACCTTCAGCGTTCCGGACAAAGCTGAAAAACACAGCAATAAGTAGTAATACTAAAATGTTTCGGTTCATCGTATTGGCAAGTTAGTTTGGTTCTAAAAGTAATCACAATCTAAATTTAAAACAATATTACAGGCATTTCAATTAGCGCCCAATCTTAAGTTGTTGGTTGGGCATATTCAAACACTCAAAACGATCCACCTAAAAATAAACTAAAAATGCCACCTGTTTGGATAAACAAGTGGCATTCTATATCAGAACAATCAATTAGCACAATTAATCATCATCTTCTTCACTTAATAACACTTCCTCAATTACCCGTGGGTAATGCTGATATTCTAACTCATGAATGCGAGCAGCAAGTGTTTCCGGAGTATCCTTTGGCAATATTGGACAAGTTGCCTGAAAAATAATCTTTCCCTTATCGTAATCCTGATTGACCTGATGGATTGTGATTCCGGATTCTTTGTCTTTTGAAGCAAGTACGGCTTTGTGCACATTTACCCCGAACATACCTTTTCCACCGTATTTGGGCAATAAAGCCGGATGAATATTGATAACAGTAAATAATTCGGTGAGATTACGTGGAACCAGCCAAAGGAAACCGGCCAGAACAATCATGTCAATCCTATGGTCGTAGAGTCTGTCTAAAATCTCGTTACTTCTGTAAAATTCGTCACTCTCGAATGTGAACGTTTCAATTCCGAGTTTTTCTGCCCGGATTAGTGCATACGCATTTTCATTATTCGACCAAAGTGAATCAACAACAATCTCCTTACTGGTTGAGAAATACTCAATTATCTTTTGGGCATTCGTCCCGGAGCCCGAGGCAAAAATGGCAATTCGTTTCATTTAATCTTTCGTTTATTGTTTTATGTCTAATGGAATTTTAGAATAATAGGTTCAAATGTAGATCAACTATCTAAATCATTCAAGCTTTATTCAACCATTTAATTCATTTTTAGTTTGAAATATCGGGTGTAAATTTATTACTTTGCATCGAATTTTTTGAAACAATTTTAATATTAACCAAAAATTAGAGTTATGTCTGACGTTGCAGCAAAAGTAAAAGCAATTATTGTTGACAAATTAGGTGTTGATGAAAGTGAAGTTACCCTCGAAGCATCATTCACCAATGACCTTGGTGCTGATTCACTTGACACCGTAGAATTGATCATGGAATTTGAAAAAGAATTCGATTTGGCTATTCCAGATGATCAGGCTGAAAAAATCTCAACTGTAGGTGAAGCGATTTCGCACATCGAAGCAAATTTGAAGTAATAATAACAAAACGAAATTTATGGAATTTAAACGGGTAGTTGTTACCGGCCTTGGAACTGTAAACCCGCTTGGTAATTCTATTGAGGAATTCTGGGACGGCTTAAAAAATGGGAAAAGTGGCGCAGGCCCTATTACTCATTTTGATGCCACCACTCACAAAACAACTTTTGCCTGCGAGCTGAAGAATTTCGATCCTTCGGTCTATGTGGAGAAAAAAGAAATCAGGAAACACGATCCTTTCACTTTGTATGCTTATGCAGCTGCTGCACAGGCAATGGAAGATTCTGGTCTTGATCTCGAAAAAATCGACAAAGACAGGGCTGGAGTTGTTTGGGGTGCCGGAATTGGAGGCTTACAAACCTTCTTTGAAGAAACGTTGAATTATAAAAACGAGATGCCTCGATATTCGCCGTTCTTCATTCCTAAAATGATTGCCAACATTGCAAGTGGTTTACTCTCTATCCGATACGGATTTAGAGGCCCAAATTTCACAACGGTAACAGCATGTGCTTCTTCCTCAACAGCCCTTATCGAAGCGATGAATTATATTCGTATGGGTAAGGTGGATGTATTTATCTCCGGAGGTTCAGAGGCAGCAATAAATCCTGCAGGCTTAGCTGGATTTAATTCCATGCGGGCTCTTTCGACCCGAAATGATGATCCAACGACAGCTTCACGTCCTTTTGACTTGGATCGCGATGGATTTGTGATGGGAGAAGGTGCTGGAGCTCTCATTTTAGAAGAGTATGAGCACGCGGTAAAACGTGGTGCAAAAATTTATGCCGAGTTGGTAGGTGGTGGTATGTCAGCTGATGCTTACCATATGACTGCCCCCGATCCTGAATCAGGTGGTGCAACTTTATGCATGAAATGGGCTTTGGAAGATGCAGGTATGAATCCGGAAGACATTGATTATATTAATGTACACGGAACTTCAACTCCACTTGGAGACATCGCTGAACCTCAGGCTATTCAGAAATTATTTGGAGAACATGCTTACAAAATGAGCATTAGTTCAACCAAATCGATGACTGGTCACTTACTGGGAGCAACTGGTGCTGTTGAAGCAATTGCATGTATCCTCGCTATCCAAGAGGGTATAATTCCACCCACAATTAATCACTTTAAGGATGACCCTGAAATCGACTCAAAACTTGATTTCACATTCAATGTAGCTAAAGAACGCAAAATCAGAACTGCATTAAGCAATACGTTTGGTTTTGGCGGACACAATGCTACTGTTATTTTCAAGAAAATTTAACACAAGTGATACGAACTATCGTTCAAAGAATAAAACTCTTTTCTTCTTCTAGAAAAGAGTTTTATTTATTTTTAAGATCGCTGCTGGGTTTTTATCCGACAAACTTACGCGTATACGACATTGCCGTTATTCACAAATCGGCTTCAAAAATTGATTCACAAGGTAATTACATTAATAATGAACGGCTTGAATATTTAGGCGATGCCATATTAGGAGCTGCCATTGCCGATTTTCTGTACAACCGTTTTCCAAATCAGGATGAAGGCTACCTCACCCAAATGCGTTCGAAACTGGTCAACCGCAGTTTTCTGACACAATTAACTTACCAGATTGGCCTGAATCATTTCATCCAATCGAACACCACCTCAACCATCGAATCG is a window from the Aquipluma nitroreducens genome containing:
- a CDS encoding DUF5686 family protein, coding for MYRKFNLVEPHFIRRFQLLILMLFTFIPVFSQPTTVHGKVTDQETGEPIPFVTILFKKTPIGTTTDSLGVFQLISKNKVDSIQFTTVGYLGKSFGIKPFTTNELDVKLKPDLIKISEVIALPNDAPVRRILKEMIARKKQNNPAKYPRYSYRKYTKWEYHLNNVGNKMMQSRAFKNNQNVFKTAEDSTKFLPIYFSEQLVYNEIQRNPSKQKSTVLADKTSGVGVLDDYEISGFTSALDMEVNFYDNYIDLFSQNFVSPLADNGWFYYKYFLADSTMHNGVKNYRIEFIPRRVGDKVFKGFMTTENKDFSLLEVDGTLASTSYLNFLKSMQLKSTYQFVSDSVPFFRRNQIDAIFNYVPLKNNPSKKPISLFFTQSAVIDSVSVNQEKDVILAKGNGKFETIKLPDSKDRDQNYWETHRLEELNPREKLVSATIDSVSQIKAVKFVDNLTRMSMTGYYDLGRFEFGPYASTINTNKVEGLHLFAGARTSSEISTHYMIWGGLGYGFRNKKFNGIAGYGYKFPTINRQIIKFSYDDKIVRSGENEKILFLYENALSPTENNLISQVFKRDELDELFREQKLSTSYEYEWHPGLSNKISANYIRHFSPEFYPFMRAGMPVDYVSAVDFSVDTRFSWQEKVIDDKFLRVYMNTDYPIIHIAIGGGKVFYSGKENYYGKVFTTIEQYWKIGQTGFNYAIEGGMYFGKLPYTMLDIPRGNETQGLFSYDFNLLNYMEYVHDKYLHAYLEYHLNGFVFNRVPLLRRIGLREVLSAKTMIGSLSDKNQQIVEFPSSISKMSNPYLELGAGVENIFRLFRVEAIWRVNNKSLLGAPTFGLRAKFEIKL
- a CDS encoding M14 family metallopeptidase yields the protein MRNLALAIALIFTSFLSFAQTLTVAESSGFESTSKEKDINDFIKSITKHSSIVRVETIAVSTEGRPIPLMVIADPMPKSTQNLANDKRMVLYIQANIHAGEVEGKEASLMFARDLLSGTKKEVLKNLIILICPNFNPDGNEAISVNNRTHQNGPKNGVGVRYNGQMLDINRDGIKLETPEMNGLLKNVFLKWDPQVTVDCHTTNGSYHEEPVTFSWMMNVAGDRSLTKYMEKQMMPDVAAILRDQYKVENCFYGEFLDMKNPEKGWEEYASEPRYMTNYIGVRNRLAILNENYVYADYKSRVLGCYALLQSITDYCASHTNEIKQLINESDKKTVARGLNPSPVDSFPIEYIGKPIQEKVTIKTYEVDEVTNANGEKSYKKTDRKKTVTVPYIATYEATKSVKFPFAYLVTISDPLVINLMQRHGIQVNKLNKSQNLDVLSFKITDLQADKHLNQGHFTQTITGNWEPQHKEFKAGTFVIRTAQPLANLAAYMLEPQTNDGLLTWNFMDRYLLPQWGKGFNAYPVYKIIDATEINDTVIPLQ
- a CDS encoding hemolysin family protein → MELIVLGFLIVLNGFFALSETALISSKKARLEQYKIKGGSGAKIALKLLENSEVFLSAIQVGITLIGIITGVYGGMSIADDVAPFFLQYDFTREYAHEIALSLTVIGITYISIVIGELVPKTIAMNRPEKIAIRVAVPVYYFSKIFYPFVRLLAISTNLINQLIGIKPSEGQVTEEELRHMMRFASNEGVIEKEQNRMHEKVFYFSDKKARHIMTHRKDVEWIDSEQSGESFHAKILGLKHSKIIVCRNTIDEFTGILNVKEYLINFYSPSPRKLEALLHNPLVIPENADAQKVLEIFRQKQNYTAVIVDEYGSFEGIITLHDIIENIIGNVPEEGETPEPEVFVRSDKSILVSGDAPIETLVDLIEDFDLDFEKIDYSTVAGYVFNQINKIPELGDKVILSDCTIEVVDIDNNKIDKVLITKRK